The Aquila chrysaetos chrysaetos chromosome 25, bAquChr1.4, whole genome shotgun sequence genome includes the window tgcacagaagggaaaacattCAACATTTATTGAGAATTGAGcaaaaaccagaatgaaaactacaaaccaaaaccacaaaatattcATCTTGCAGGAGAATGTTATTGTATTCAGGGGTTAAAAATTCCCAAGAAGAGATCTTAGAAAATGCCTCTATTTTACATGCTATGTCAGGTTGCCCTCATCTTTAGTATCAGTCCAAAAATCACTAAAAATCAATGCTGCTTTTTGTAAATGGATTGTCGGATATTGTATTTAAGCCCATCTTAAGGGAGACAGCAAAAACGTTGAGCATTGGTACTCTCTGTTATGACTGTCCTTAGCAGAATGAGACTGCGttgttaaaaatctgtattttagaGGCTGATCGCAAAAGACTTGATTTGAACTGCAGCAGTTTTCATCTTGAATAATTTTCTTGAGAGCAGAAACAGCGATGAAAGGTAAAACTGATCACTAAGGGGTACAAATTGTCAGCCTTACTAATTAGCACTGTAATTCTGAAATGTGTCAGTCTTGTGTTCAGGACTGATATTCAAGAGGTGGTGGTTTATTACACAGAAATGTCGAAGGATGTACGCGTACCAGTGACAGACGTAGCAGTTACTCTTGATGCAATGTAATAAGGGATTGTCCTGCAGTAACTAGTAACAGCAAATAGTAGATATGTATAAATCGCCTTCAGTTTTGAGTTGCCTTGTCTTCTTGAGTTCAGCTTGGGCTGGTTTGTGCATTCTCTGAACAGTATGGTTGGCATTAGGTAACATACATACAGTGACTTCGTTTTACAGAATTCACGTATTTAATGCATCGTGATACTCTGATGACAAGGGCAgtatattttgtcattttttcacCTGAATTCTTAGgtaatttttgctttgcaaagcccCAAATCAGGGAGTAAAATCCTGTAGCTACAGCTAAGAAATTCTACTATTGCTAGATTTTCCATTATTAGATTTTTATAAACTCCCTCTGGATTTATACATAGGCAAGTCCCAAAAaagttactttcttttaaagtatgtgCTATCCCTCAAGAGAACACCAAGACTGTCAGTTATTTATGAGGCTCTTAAAAGTAGCAGATTcatcatcttctgtttctggaatttcttttctgtatttaaaaaaaaccccaaatttacTTTTCAGTCTGAACATAAAAAACTGCTGAGTATCTGAAAAAGACAGAATGGTGAAATGAACTGGGAGAAGATCTGTCATACGCTTGCAGATATGGTAACTGGAGTAGGGTTGAGTGAGTCCTGCACGCAAATACCTTTGCATTTATCTCTCTAACCTGCTTCTTCCTGCATGATAGCACACAGTGAGGCATAATCAGGAGTGTAAAGTACCTGCTGCAATGATGACATCAGGTTGAAGATCCAacagttgtttttctgtaactgaGCCCCAGTCAAGTTCTGCAACAattagttttgggttttggtaaTGTGTTGCTTCTGCCTCCTGGCCTTGGGACTCTTTTTGGATGTGCTGGGTAGTTCCAGGCTCCAAGACAAAGCCATTcaaacagatgttttctgtCAGCTGTTTGAGAACACAATGGTGGTAGTCACTAAATATATATGTCTTGGgtttgcaggttttacagattgCAATTCCAGTGAAGCCGATCCCACTTCCTAATTCCAAGACTGTCCTGAAGGGTAATGGAGTAAAAGAAGTAATTGTTAGGACTCTAAATTGAGTTAGGAAATCAAAACATTCTAAGTATATCTAAAGATAAAATCAGTTACAGattatttcaataatttttgAGTAAACCATCTACAGTCTAATCTTTGTCTCAAATAACTGGGAGAGGTGGTAAATGCTGAAGATGCAATCGTAAGCATAAGAATTAATTActtgaaatactgcttttgtgCATGGTACAAAGCATTTCCACCTGGTTTTAGACTTCTGCAGCATGGTTGTCTCCATCTAAACTGGTTGTCCAATTCTTCTCAtagtggagagaaacaggcacttcAGCAGTGCAGTTCCTTTCCTTGTGAGGTCGATACTTAAAACTAACTTAGCTGAATCTTTCCTCAAAAGTGCTTGTTCCTCTCGACTGCTTCAAGTCAAGATGATGAGATTGGATATGCACACCTGCACATCGATCATCTAAAGTTAGCTGAGACGAATCCCATCATGGAGTGAAATGCACTAGTTAAAGTTACTGGTTAGATGGTGCAGTAGCTGAAATTTAACAGCCTACTTCACAGAGCAGGTCAGACTGCATGGTATAATGGTTTTGATTGTAAAACCTGTCTTAAAAGAACTACGAGGTCCTCTCCTGGATTAAAGTTTGACTGTTGCAGAATAGATGAGAGCAGCAGTTAGCCAGTAGCAAACGGGTGTAGTCATTGCAGTTATTTTGGGGGTAAACGCTGATTATTACTAAATTATAGTTGTGTAGCTCACCATATGAATGAAACTCTCTTTCCCCATCTCCCCGTCTGTGCTGCTCTGATTACCTGTTACTGAAAACAGCGGAGTTCTCTATTGCCCATTCAGCAAGATGAAGAGCAGCATCCCATGTGACGAGCCCCGTGGTTCCTCCAGAGATAATTGCCACGCTCTCGGAAAGGGTAACAGGTTCTCCCGTGGGCTGGAGGACACACACAAGAAGAGAGAGATGGATCAGCACAGACAACGCGTTTTACAGTTTACAATCAACATTAGTGCCTGGAAAAAGGCAGGAAGCACTTTGGGTTTCTGGGGGGTTACTTTTAAAGCCAATTATTGGTTAGATCAGATGATTAAAAGTGATTTATAACAATGCAGCATAAGTTCTTACCAGTAAGTAGTTTTTGTAACAGCGAGTAGattcttcttcatttaaaatgtctgcCAGCATATCATACAGTTCATCCAGGGGTTCAGCTGCTGTGGATTCATGCTGTGTGAAAAAGAACAGGGCAGTTTCGGGTATCGAATTGTTTGTCATGAAGCAGAAAACGTACACACATCAAGTCCCATTTTAATACATCATTGGCCACAATATTTTATACTGAATGCTATTTTttgttaatacaaataattcagCTTGGCCCATAGTGTAAAACTGGcatattttcaaggaaaaaaaaaaagttgcaaccAACATGAAAAGTAAGCACTACCTTTTTGATGAGTTCAGTTAGAAAGCATCTTCTGTACTTGGTGGAGGGGGGGTATTTTACAGACAGAGGGTGGAGAATGGtctaaaacaacaaaacaagaacagcaaCTGAAACCAGTTACCAAGTGAAGATTTTATGAAAGGCAGTAAGGGGCCAGAGAAAGACAGGGGAGCCATTGATTGGTTCTTTGTGTCATGAAATGCATTGTGATTCAAGTCTGTAGCTAAAAGAAGTGACGATGCTGAGCCACAAAATCAAATTTGGTGATTTCTGATCAGTTCCTTAGTTTACAGATCCGCAGCAGGAAACGTGTTTTTcgcttttcagaaaataaatagcaaaaccaAGCGGAAAGAGAGTCCGGTTAGCTCTATGttgctcttctcttctctcttttttggtTTGCCATGTTATTTGCCATTTCCCGCCCACACGCAAAGTTTAATCGCCGTACGGGCTGACGCGCAGCCGGGCTGACCCGCTCACGGCACGAGACACCTCTGCTCAGGGACACGGGTCTTAATTTTGATGCTAATACAGAACAGCTAAGTAACAGGGAGAGAACGAAATCTGTTCTGCTGGGCCCAAAGAAAACCGGTGACGCAAAGTCACTTGTCTTCGTAATTAGGAGCAAACCCCAGCGATCGCTTTGGCTTTGGTCACATCGCGCGTTCACGGCAGCCCGGGCCTGCTCACCTTGTGCAGAATGTCCACGAGCAGGGAGGAATCCGGCGAGGTGCGCAGGTTTTGTTCAAGCTCctaaaacagaggaaataaatgaagCTGAGGCTTCGCCGTCCTCCCGACGGGAGGGAGGGCGGCCCGCTCGCTCCCCACCGTACCGGCCAGGGGAAGGAAGGCAGCTGCCGGGCCGCCAGGAAGCGGCGCTGGAAGCGGGTCCCCAGCTCCCCCTCGGCCATGGCCGGGTGAGGCCGCGCATCCCCGGCCTCGCCTGATcgccgccccggggcggggccgcggaGGAGGAGCCGCCAAGAAAGAGGAACCCTCCCGCCTGAACAGGGGCTCGAACCCTGGACCCTCAGATTAAAAGTCTGATGCTCTCCCGGCTGAGCTATCCAGGCCCATAGGGGGCGCCACGCGGGGCCCcctcacccacccacccaccggGCTCGGCCTGCccctccgcgcccgccgccACGCCCCCTGGTGACGCGTCGCGGTGCGCCCTGAGGACGTCACCGCCGCGCGCCGTGGCGAAGGACacggcgcccgcccgccgcgcaGAGCCGGGCCAGGCCGCACCGGGACCGCGACCGGGACCGCGACCGGGACCGGCGGCGCCATGAGCGGCTACAGCGAGGACGAGAAGCTGCGGCTGCAGCAGCTCCGCGCCCTGCGGCGCCGCTGGCTGCGGGACCAGGAGCTGAGCGAGCGGGAGCCCGTCCtgccgcggcggcggctgggGCCGGTGGCCGCCTTCTGGGAGCGGTTCCTGCAGCCCGGGGGGTTCTGGAGGCACCAGGTGAGCGGAGGGGTGGGGGACGGACACACGGACCCGGTCCGGGCGGCTCCGGGCCTGAAGCGAGTCCCTGTGCCCCCCCGCAGGTGTTCAAGGCCTACCAGACCAGCGGCTTCATCCTGACGCGGGTCCTGGTTCCCGCCTGGATCATCCTCTACTACCTGAAGTACCACGTCATGGTGCGTGCCGCCCCTCTGTGCGGCCCCTGAAGGGAACGTGAGGAAGGGAGttaagggagagggagggaaattTAGGTTAAACCCTGGGAGAAGCTCtctcgggggcgggggggtggcgGTGCAACAAGCAGTCACTTAAGGGCTTGTACGAAGGGCTTAAGCGTCTGCTGCAGGCTCTGGTGACTTCCCACGGTCTCTTcaccccttctttttccttgcttgggtggcagaaatgtttattttttttgtggtctTTTATGGTAGTGACCAGCTTTGACCGTGTTGCCTCCTGCGAGCCAGAAAGCTGTGTCTTAATTGTTGGTTTCCTGGAGGAACAGTGGCCCTGGGGATAACCAGACTGCAGCTGCTggtgtggggaaggggaacGGCCAACGTGCTGCCGACAGCACAGACCTTCCACTTCTACAGTCTTGTCTGACTTGGGAAGTGTAATTTTATTAGCCTCGGGTGTCTTTTTAAGTAGTGGAACAAACCCGGCCTAATGAGCCTTGTACTCAGTAGAGCTTGTGTTTTAGAAGGgtcattttccccattttggaAATCCTTTGTAGTTCCTCTGGGTAacactcctttttctttaccccttctgcctctttttccccccactttcAGAAAACGCCACATGGAGCTGTTATGTCAAATCCACGGATATTCCCAGTAAGTCTACTAATACTTGTTTTATCTTCCAGCTTTgtaaaacaggcagaaaaagggtGACTTGGAGAGAAGTGCAGGTTTGCGTAGTGGCCTTGCAGGGAGAATTTCTAGAAGGATTAACTTGATACTGTGGGCAGGCTGCCCTGGAGCAGCACAGTTACAGTGTTTTTGAGCAGTTTTCATCTTGTCCTCAGAGCAGACAGTCCCTCTTTCAGTGGTACCTCCCTCTGTAGCGGCAGACTTTTGAGAACGTGGCTGACAGCACTGCCCATCCTGGGCGGAAAACACAAACATTCACTTATGGGAATGCAAGCGTTAGTTACAGCACAGTAACAGCATCTTTGTGAAGGGGTTTGGGTGTTCAAAGCTTCTGTGAAAGCGTGATTATCGATGCACGGAATGACAGAGAGGAGTGGTTCTGCTTCTCCTTGCTGGCAGGAGCGGCGATTGGCAGGAGTTGGGAGGAGTTCGGCGCTAAGTGTGTCAGTTCTGGCCGCACAAGCTTGGTCCCTGAAGGTCCCCCACGCTCAGGTGTCCCCAGAGAGATAGACTCATGCCACCTCAGCTTGGGACGAGTTTTATGAAGTGGGGAGTGTCCGATTGTTTTGTCTTTACTGTTTTCAGGCTGCTCTGAGCCGTTACTTGTTGATTGGTGTAGCGAGTCGGTGGGCAAGTATTCTCATAGCAGTTTAGCTCTGCTGTTTCTGACAGTTGCACATTTTTTGCATAACACCTGCCTAACTGTGctttatctaaaataaaattataaaaagttCCATCCGTAACAACCACATGGCAACGTACTGGAGGTCAAGCTGTGGGCCTCTGACTTCAGCCTAACTACTCACTCGAGTTAGGTCAGCTCAGTAGGCCAAGACAGTGCCTGAAGCTGTAACAAGCAGCAGTTGGGCATCAGATTGATTTTTGGGGGATTACGTAGCTCTTCACGGGCTATAGCCTGTGGGTTTGGAGACTCCCTtagagctgtgctgtgctgaagGTGGTTATGCAGTGCTGTAAGTCcaatgtacatttttaaaacaagatggTCTCAAAATGTTTGGCTGCTGTTCTGTAGCTGAAAAGAAGGGGTAAAGCAAGTACAGATTTCAGATAATTTGGCTGTTATTTCAGTGTCCTGGGAAATGTTGAGTGAATGAGAGTGTTCTGAGTAAGTTGttgtaagtttttttttttttttttttttgtctggaagTGGGGACAGTTACAGCTTAAATGAAGGACTGTGCTATGTGAAGGGAGAGACTGGGTGTAGGAGGAAATGCTCACTATGCTCTCTCATTCCATCAGGGGGACAGAATTTTAGAGACGGGAGAAATTATGCCACCCCTGAAAGAAGAACCCGATGAGCACCACTGATGGTTAAAGCTGATTTCCTCCTTCAGCAAACAAGGCGAGAACAgcaactgctttttctcttctataaaAGAGTCTTTATTCTGTATTGCCTCAGCTTTTCTGTCATTTACTTTCTCCTTAGTCCACATTATTTCACTTGCTCCTCACATGGGagttttttttgcctttggtgAGCTTGATTGCTAAGCCCTGGTGATCTCCGACCGCCCCCTTCCTCAACTTCCTTGTCTGACCTGACAAGATCTGGCAGCAGGACAACGTGGGCCTTATAGTAACAGGAGAAATGGTATAGGTCCCAGGGGATTGTGGAGTACTCTGCTCAGAGGAAAGGTGTCGCGGTGAGCTCCTGCATACACACACAACGGCTGTCCTCTCCAGTCTAGCGAGCCCTTTTCTACCAACCAGTTCTGACAGAGACTTCCAGTGAAAATTAAGCTTCCACCTATGTCATCCCACTTCTCTGCCAAGAGAGGGTAGCCCAAGTGgcactgctgccaaaacctCTTTATTCTTTACCCTTTAGcacttccttctctgtcttcagcCCTTTTTGAGTTGGAGTCTTCCTGCCCTCACAGGCCCCATGTACCTGAGGTGCTTTGTACTGGGGAAGACTGGCCTCTTGATGAGCAGGGAGTTGGAgttgatgatccttatggatcccttccaacttgagatagTCTACAATTCTAAGTGTTTTGGTGGCTACTTTGGGTATAGAAAAGGTTAAACCAGCAATCCAAAGGGTAACCTGAGGAATGTAAGGGGAGGGGCTGGGACAGAAGCCCCTCATGACCTCATGGAACCTTGTGTGACCAGTATAGCCTGTGCTTGTGAGGTCAAGGTGACAGGTAGGAGCCCCCCTGGTGTGCCCAGGGGCAGCCAGACCTCTTGTAACCCCTCTGGCAGGGACTTGCACCAACAGAGCCATGGGCAATGCAGGGGTGAAAACTCTCCTGTAGTCGACGGAGCTCATGGAGGCCACGGACCCCAAGTCAGGCACCCCTGCTCAGCCCGCAGCCCCCAGGCCCCTGCTGGAACTGGGTGCTCCCCAGGGCCTCACCAAGCCCGCAGCCGTCTCTTTCCTCGGGTAATAGGCAGCTCAGGGTGGGACAGCAAGTGGGGAATAAAGTGGAGGGGCAGCTGTGGGCTGTGAGGGGGCAGCAGGATCCTGCGGGTCATCACTGGGAGGCTCTGGAGGGGGGCACTGGGGAAGCTCGAGGGTCTCTGGGGGAGCTGGAGAGTCAGCGGGGGCTGTTCAGGggcactggggagggaggagactGGAGAGTTGATGGGGGCTATTGAGAGTTATCAGTGGCAATAGGGGGGCAGTGGGGTTAATAGAGGAGttgtgggtgctgcagggggGCTGAGACCTGTGCTTCCTTCCCATGGCCATGGGGGTCCCTGTCAGTACCTCTGCCCCACGGTGCGTCAGTCCCCCCAGTGCGGAGTTTCCCAGgagccctcctcccccaaacTGCTGCACCCTGAAGCGAACCTTTGCCTGCACCaacttgctgctgctcagcctggCCGACCCCGATGGCGTCGCAGACGGGGAGGCTTCCCCTGAACCCCACCTACACACGCCATGCCCCAGGGATAACGCCGAGTCCACCGCCCCACTGGTGAGTGACTGCTGGGGATGCCCCACCTCCCTAGGGTCCCCtgacacccccaccccactAACGAGAGACTGGTTGGGGTGCCCCACATCTCCAAGGTCCCCCTGCATGCTTCTGCAATGCTTGTGAAGAAGTGGGGACTCTGACATCTCCTGAGGACACCCCACACCCGTGGGGATGCCTGATACGCCCAGGGCTCCCAGATTCCCCCAAGGAAGCCCTGACACCTCTCCTCCTCTAGTGagagccccctccccaggactACAGGGAATTCATAGCACTCCCACAGGCCCATGGACATCCCCACAGCTCTAGCACCCCTAGAGCCACCCCTGATCCCCCTCATCCCTACAATGTGGGGCTCAGCTGGCTGTTCTAGGCCACAGACTCGGTCCCAAGTCTCAAGGACAGGCGTGGGTCAGCTTGTAGAGCCCCGGGATCGCCTGGGCATTTTGGAACAGATAACCCTCCCCGAGCAGAGGGAATGGATACCTCTCCCTCAAACAGGGAGGGGTTTGAGTGTCACAACCCCACCACAAAAGACAATACAGGACATGGAATGTGTCCCGGCACAGTTACAGCAGGAGCATTCATCACCACCGCCTCGCCTGTCCCACTGACGAAGACAGCATGCGGCACTCGCTGAGCAGGAGCACTACCCACCCGCTGTAAGACACCACACTGCTGACAGCGTGCTGGACCTGTGCAATGAATGTGCCTCTCTACAAATACAGTAGTCTCTTCGGGGCTCTGGGCCTCTGTTACACCTCTCAAATTCTTTGAGTCTTATTTCTGACTTGTGCTAAATGTGGGTGATGCATTATCTTGACAATGAAATCAAAACTCTTCTGGGTTTGTAGAATATTGTTCCCTTAAATGTCCTCTGTATTACACAGGCATACACCATACACATACATGTAGACACAGGAGTACATCTTGTACGTAAATTTCTTTTGAGATCCCTactggctaaaaaaaaaaaaaaaatcactctgatCAGTGATagatacacatatatataataaatatatatttagtcaagaattacatttctgtaactCCTGGTCTGCTCCGGGTGAGCTCCCAGTTTCTCCCACCCCACAGGGTATCCCTTTGCGTACTAGCTCACACACAGTGCTAGGCAAGTTCATTTactggaggaggaggcggcaCTGAAGATATGGAGCCATCTCATCAATGCCTGTGTCTAGGCTGACATACAGTGGGACCTGTGAGGATTCGTACGGTGTTTGCTTGTTGGATCTTGACTGTGCGAGTCCATGGGGCTAGACAGGCTGCAGCCTGGGGCGCTGGGAGAACTGGCTGATGCtcttgcagagctgctctctaTCAATCAGCTTTGAAAAGTTGTGGTGATGGGGGGAGACCCTTCATGACTGGGGGAAAGCAAGTTTTGCACCATTGTCAAAAAAGGCTCAGGATTACCTGGGCAGCTACAGGACAGTCAGCTTCGCTTCAGTCCCTGGGTAAAAAGATGGAATGACTTTTAGAAGGCATGGCaggtggaggaggaaaagatggGGAACAGTCAGCGTGGAGTTACAGTGCCTGAAAAATGCGATTGCTTTCTGTGATAAGATGATGAAGTTTGATCAGGGCAGAGCAGTGGATGACATTCGCCTTGCCTTCAGCGAGGCTTTCAGTGCTACTAAGGCATTTGTTTCCAGGAATGCAGTTCACTGAAATATTGATGCCTCTGCTGCATCGGCCAAATGTTTGATTCTCTTTATAATTAACGACAGAAATAGAAACTTTTCTGGAATAACTGGCACCCTCTGTCTTTCTCCATTGGTTGTAGATGAAGACGTGATGGCCAGTACAATTTACATGCCTCAGTTTATACATCTAAAATTAGGTGATGTGAATCCCAGTTCATGTGACTTCCTAACAGAACACACTAGCATTCATCCACTACTTGAAATCGCTTTGTAACTGGGCAAGGTTAGTCTTATACGTTTATTCTCC containing:
- the EEF2KMT gene encoding protein-lysine N-methyltransferase EEF2KMT isoform X2, whose translation is MAEGELGTRFQRRFLAARQLPSFPWPELEQNLRTSPDSSLLVDILHKHESTAAEPLDELYDMLADILNEEESTRCYKNYLLPTGEPVTLSESVAIISGGTTGLVTWDAALHLAEWAIENSAVFSNRTVLELGSGIGFTGIAICKTCKPKTYIFSDYHHCVLKQLTENICLNGFVLEPGTTQHIQKESQGQEAEATHYQNPKLIVAELDWGSVTEKQLLDLQPDVIIAADVVYDPEIILVLIGMLQKLSTSRADRKPPEVYIAFTIRNPDTYHLFQAELEKAGIRWQITPAHSNTVFLCDMQPNVTILQLFI
- the NDUFB6 gene encoding NADH dehydrogenase [ubiquinone] 1 beta subcomplex subunit 6 encodes the protein MSGYSEDEKLRLQQLRALRRRWLRDQELSEREPVLPRRRLGPVAAFWERFLQPGGFWRHQVFKAYQTSGFILTRVLVPAWIILYYLKYHVMKTPHGAVMSNPRIFPGDRILETGEIMPPLKEEPDEHH
- the EEF2KMT gene encoding protein-lysine N-methyltransferase EEF2KMT isoform X1; the protein is MAEGELGTRFQRRFLAARQLPSFPWPELEQNLRTSPDSSLLVDILHKTILHPLSVKYPPSTKYRRCFLTELIKKHESTAAEPLDELYDMLADILNEEESTRCYKNYLLPTGEPVTLSESVAIISGGTTGLVTWDAALHLAEWAIENSAVFSNRTVLELGSGIGFTGIAICKTCKPKTYIFSDYHHCVLKQLTENICLNGFVLEPGTTQHIQKESQGQEAEATHYQNPKLIVAELDWGSVTEKQLLDLQPDVIIAADVVYDPEIILVLIGMLQKLSTSRADRKPPEVYIAFTIRNPDTYHLFQAELEKAGIRWQITPAHSNTVFLCDMQPNVTILQLFI